The stretch of DNA ttagggttttagGGGAAATTTCGGGAAGGGGAATGACAGAGCGCTGAGAATAAAGGGAGAAATGAAGAGAAGTTAGCACCTTGAGAGAGGACGTAAGACCGGATACTCGTGCCCTGCGTATTGCTGCCATTCTTGACGCCATTTTCGGCTCTGCCAATCGGAAAAAGTCACCGAGCTCGGAAGGGGAGTGGCAGCCGGAGAAGCGACCCGATATTAAGTAGGAAATTCAGTCACTATCAAAACGTGGTGGGTACTAAATAAACGGTATACTTATGTCATAATTGAAAAGTTACACAAGAAAGATAAGtgctaattttaattttccttgACTCTGTTaaaatgtagtatctattcacaGAAAGTCAATATTATTTTCACTAGTTCAAACTTACAACCTCCCATATAGATCTTCATTAAAGTTCGAACTTACAACCTTTTCATATGGAATGCAATCAGGTGCTACTAAATCATAATCTCTTGACGGTGGTAACTTTAATTAATGTggagtaatataaatatataatacacttGTATTGtttaacaaaaaagaaaaaccaaaaatAAGTAATTGCGGATATCAGACAACCTGAGAGTTTTCCACAAATTTCGGGTTCGGACTACTCTTATATTGAAAAGAACATTGACGTCATGAATCTGAGATCATCTCTAAGAAGACTGAAACGTTTGCATAAATTTCAAAATCCGCTGCAAAGCCGCCATTTTTCTGAGTCCCATGCCATCGCACTGGACTATGGAATCTCCGACCTTCAAGATGCACGCCACCCGTTTGATAAAACTTCTGAGAGAGACCGATACGATAACAACCCCCTGCTTTTTGAGTACTCTAGGAGCTCTATGAACGCAGAGGTTCTAAATCTGTTTTCGGGTATTCATCGTTCCGGGTTCTTGATCAACGAGTCTAGCCTTTCTTGCGTGTTGAAATCTTGTGGATGCTTGTTTAATCAGGACTTTGGAAAGCAAGTGCACTGCCATTGTGTGAAAGGTGGGTTTTTGGAGGATATCAGTGTTGGGACATCACTTATGGACATGTACATGAAGACAGGTAGTGTGATTGAGGGGAAGAGAGTGTTGGATGAGATGGAGGGAACGAACGTGGTGACATGGACGACGTTGATTGCTGGTTATTCAAGCAATGGGTTGAGTGATGGAGCAATGCAAGCTTTTCATATGATGCAAGTGGAAGGAATTAAGCCTAATCCTTTTACCTTTGCCACAGTCCTTGGAGCTTTagcagacgatgatgatgcgtTGGTGAAGGGATTTCAAGTGCATGCATTGGTTATCAAGTGTGGTTTTGATTCAACTTTGTTTGTGGGGAATTCCCTAATTAGTGTATATTCAAGGTCAGGGATGGTTAAAGAGGCCAAAGCCATGTTCGATGACATGGAGGTTAGAAGTGAAGTGTCTTGGAATGCCATGATTACTGGTTTTGTGAGTAACAGACATGATTTCGAAGCTCTTGAGTTGTTCTGCACGATGAGGCTTGCACGCGTGAACCTGACTCGAGCAACTTATGCCACAGTTATTAAACTATGCACCAATCTTAAAGAATTGGAGTTTGCAAGACAGGTTCACACTTGGGTTATCAAGAGTGAATTTGGATTAGATCATAATCTCAGAACTGCACTTATGGGGTGTTACACCAAGTGTGGTGAGATGGATGAGGCTTTCAAATTGTTCTCTACTATGCATGGCTATAGGAATGTAGTCTCCTGGACAGCAATGATTGGAGGGTACCTGCAGAATTGTAGACCCGAAAAAGCAGCAAATCTTTTTCGCGAAATGAGAAAGGAAGGTATTAGCAGACCGAACCATTTCACCTATTCAACCATTCTCGCCGCTCATCCTATAATCTCTATCTCCCAGTTACATGCCGAGGTCATCAAGACAAATTACGAAAGCTCGCCCACAGTAGGAACTGCGCTTTTGGATGGTTATGTTAAGATAGGAGGACATATTAACGACGCTGCAAAAGTTTTCGAAACAATTTATGAGAAGGATATAGTTGCTTGGTCTGCAATGCTAGCCGGTTATGCTCAGAACGGGGACAGTGAGGGGGCTGGAACAGTTTTCCGTGAATTAGCAAAGGACGGGGTGAGGCCGAATGAGTTCACCTTCTCTAGTGTCATTAATGCCTGTGCTACTTCAACTTCTGCTGTGGAACAAGGAAAGCAATTCCATGCATCTTCAATTAAATTCGGATACAATAACGCTCTCTGTGTAAGTAGCGCCCTTGTAACCATGTATGCTAAACGAGGGAACATAGAAAGTGCATACGAGGTTTTCAAGAGACAGCAGGAACGAGACTTGGTTTCATGGAACTCTATGATATCAGGATATGCACAGCACGGTTATGCACCGAAAGCATTGCAGATATTCGAGGAGATGCAGAACAGGAACATGGAAATGGATGTCATAACATTTATTGGTGTCATTTCTGCTTGTACTCATACAGGGCTCGTTAACGAAGGCCAAAAGTATTTCGACACAATGGTTAAGAATCTGCACATCCCTCCATCAATGGAAATCTACTCATGCATGGTGGATTTATACAGCAGAGCTGGAAAGCTGGAAAAAGCCATGGATCTCATCAACGCGATGCCCTTCCCTGCTGGTGCAACTGTATGGCGTACGCTGTTGGGGGCCTGCAGAGTTCATCGAAACGTGGAGATAGGGAAACTTGCAGCCGAAAAACTAATATCACTCCAACCTCACGACTCTGCAGCGTACGTCCTCCTCTCGAATCTCTACGCTGCTGATGGGAGCTGGCAAGAAAGAGAGAAGGTAAGAAAGCTGATGGAAgagaaaaaagttaagaaagaAACAGGATACAGTTGGATTGAGATCAAGAACCAGACTCACACATTCACAGCGGGCGATATCTCGCATCCCTTATCAAACAACATCTATATGAAACTCGAAGAACTGAGCTTCAGATTAAGGGAATCTGGGTACCAACCAGATACAACCTATGTACTTCATGATGTAGAAGATGAACATAAAGAAGCCATTCTTTCTCAGCACAGTGAAAGATTGGCCATTGCTTTCGGATTGATCGCCACATCTCCAGGCGTTCCCATCCAGATTGTGAAGAATCTCAGAGTTTGTGGTGACTGTCACACTGTGATTAAGCTAATATCCAAGATAGAAGGGAGGGAAATTGTTGTCAGGGATTCAAATAGATTCCACCATTTTAAACAAGGCCTATGTTCTTGTGGGGATTACTGGTAGTTCTCACTCATTTCTTGTTCCAATGTAAAACTTCCATCCATACCATATAAGAGCTAGTATTCATTGCAACAGATCAGAACAAAAGAGTTATACAAAACATGCATAAAAATTCAATCTTTCCAACCAAATATCATCAATGTACATGGATAATATGAGGGTTAAAACTtacaagtgttttttttttttttttggaaagtaagttaaaacttacaagttaagaaagaaataataacaaaaatgggaataaaaaggagaaaaaaataaaaagatgagaaatatcCGCTTTTTTGCTTTTGGAATTTGGATGGAACGCACTACAGTATACGCGGTACACATCCATTTACTTCTGGGCGACGTTAGCTTCTgacaacgacgtcgtttcactTTTCCGTTTCCGGAGCCGGAAAATGAGGAGGAACGCGGAGGCGACGACCAAAACGACGCCGGTTAGTCCACACACCATGCTGGCCACAAACAGCGCCTCTCTTATCGCGTCATCCTTTTTCCCGTCACGTGAACTCCCTCCGATACTTCTGCCGCCGCCGGCGACGCCGTTCCACAAAGAGGCCGTAAAATTCCTGGCCTCCGGC from Ipomoea triloba cultivar NCNSP0323 chromosome 7, ASM357664v1 encodes:
- the LOC116024789 gene encoding pentatricopeptide repeat-containing protein At2g27610 is translated as MNLRSSLRRLKRLHKFQNPLQSRHFSESHAIALDYGISDLQDARHPFDKTSERDRYDNNPLLFEYSRSSMNAEVLNLFSGIHRSGFLINESSLSCVLKSCGCLFNQDFGKQVHCHCVKGGFLEDISVGTSLMDMYMKTGSVIEGKRVLDEMEGTNVVTWTTLIAGYSSNGLSDGAMQAFHMMQVEGIKPNPFTFATVLGALADDDDALVKGFQVHALVIKCGFDSTLFVGNSLISVYSRSGMVKEAKAMFDDMEVRSEVSWNAMITGFVSNRHDFEALELFCTMRLARVNLTRATYATVIKLCTNLKELEFARQVHTWVIKSEFGLDHNLRTALMGCYTKCGEMDEAFKLFSTMHGYRNVVSWTAMIGGYLQNCRPEKAANLFREMRKEGISRPNHFTYSTILAAHPIISISQLHAEVIKTNYESSPTVGTALLDGYVKIGGHINDAAKVFETIYEKDIVAWSAMLAGYAQNGDSEGAGTVFRELAKDGVRPNEFTFSSVINACATSTSAVEQGKQFHASSIKFGYNNALCVSSALVTMYAKRGNIESAYEVFKRQQERDLVSWNSMISGYAQHGYAPKALQIFEEMQNRNMEMDVITFIGVISACTHTGLVNEGQKYFDTMVKNLHIPPSMEIYSCMVDLYSRAGKLEKAMDLINAMPFPAGATVWRTLLGACRVHRNVEIGKLAAEKLISLQPHDSAAYVLLSNLYAADGSWQEREKVRKLMEEKKVKKETGYSWIEIKNQTHTFTAGDISHPLSNNIYMKLEELSFRLRESGYQPDTTYVLHDVEDEHKEAILSQHSERLAIAFGLIATSPGVPIQIVKNLRVCGDCHTVIKLISKIEGREIVVRDSNRFHHFKQGLCSCGDYW
- the LOC116024790 gene encoding uncharacterized protein LOC116024790, with protein sequence MDRHCSNYAVVLFVILVSLIADGRELRPSEHGLGNQDSSSGNTSEMHTFFGGSPESSELPEARNFTASLWNGVAGGGRSIGGSSRDGKKDDAIREALFVASMVCGLTGVVLVVASAFLLIFRLRKRKSETTSLSEANVAQK